A single genomic interval of Cucumis sativus cultivar 9930 chromosome 7, Cucumber_9930_V3, whole genome shotgun sequence harbors:
- the LOC101215843 gene encoding probable E3 ubiquitin-protein ligase XERICO, whose amino-acid sequence MGLSSLPAPSEGVLNVILVNTALSISMFKCIVRLILHMVGIRLSWPSTVVPSPDSFESSSELGDPNCGSSWNYLEMFRHRCPRIRFDKVPSSERREHDCSVCLTQFEPESAINHLSCGHLFHTDCLEKWLDYWNITCPLCRTPLMSEEGKSCFW is encoded by the coding sequence ATGGGTCTCTCCAGTCTCCCAGCTCCGTCGGAAGGAGTTCTGAACGTGATTCTTGTAAACACTGCTCTATCCATTTCCATGTTCAAATGCATTGTTCGTTTAATCCTTCACATGGTAGGAATCCGTCTCTCATGGCCATCAACTGTAGTCCCATCACCAGATTCCTTTGAAAGCTCCTCAGAGTTGGGAGATCCCAATTGTGGCTCCTCTTGGAATTACCTTGAGATGTTTCGACACCGATGTCCAAGGATTAGATTCGATAAAGTACCGAGTTCAGAACGTCGTGAACATGACTGCTCGGTCTGTTTAACTCAATTTGAACCTGAATCGGCGATAAATCACTTATCATGTGGCCATCTTTTTCACACAGATTGCTTGGAGAAGTGGCTGGACTACTGGAACATCACATGCCCTCTTTGCAGAACTCCTCTAATGTCTGAAGAAGGGAAATCTTGCTTTTGGTGA